From the genome of Ammospiza caudacuta isolate bAmmCau1 chromosome 12, bAmmCau1.pri, whole genome shotgun sequence:
TGACATAGGAATCAAAGGTAACTCGTGATGTTAAACAGCCTGTGCTGTAATATTGATACCAAACTGCCCATGAAAGACTATTGCCACAAGTAAATCCCTTAATTCTTATTTGAAAAACTAGGTGAGGAACATTCAGAGCAAATCAGGTGGTCTGTGCCTCTTGACTTACAACAGCTTGGTGTATTTCTGCTCCTCCTTTGAGTAACTGCATGTTGCACCATTGCAGGGCTCTCTGCAGGAGTGGTGGGAGCCTCTAGTGCCAGCAGTGTGGATGAATgtctggcagggctgctggcatCCCTGGCCtgagtgtgtgtctgtgtgtctgtctgtgtgtgtgtgttttcacaGGTGCAGACGTTCATCTGACTCTTAAATGCTTTCTTTGAATTTCAGCTTGCAAACTGGTTTGCAGCTGTGTTCTGGGAGAAGCCCTGCTGGAGTTAGTGGCACTACCTgttgcagcagtgctgctgataAACAGCCCTGTAATCCTCTGAGTCATAACAAACGAAATAAGAGCGAGCATTTTATAAATGCAGGTATCCAGTTTGGTGTGTCGAGTGTAAAGTGATGACCTGAGTGCTTTTCTTGCTTCTCACTGTGCCattccagctgtggctgtgctgggctgtggcagcagccccagtgaccgtgtccctgctgtgtgtcccctccctgcaggcgcAGCAGTGTCACCACAGCAGGACTGTGGTCTGACACCATCCCTGCActtctgctcccagcagagagggACATCCCGTTTGGCTGAACTGTGTCAGCAATTTGTCTGACTGAATTTCActttaaatattcttttgtgGTTATCAAATGCAGGCTGCCTTGGGATATGGCTGTGTGTCATCTGTAATTTGCTGTCTGGACAGGAGTGGCTGTGTTGGCAAGCTTGTCCCTGCGTGCAGTCCATTGGtgtgtgacacaaggacagAGCTGGCTtgaggctgcctgtgctgggggtgGATGGAGTGTCTGCCCACCCCCTGGTGATCACTGTGTCCCGTTCAGGAGGATTTAAAGCATCATTGAGAGGGCACATGTCATGAAGGGTGTCCATCCTCAGCCTTGCTGTGGTGTGGTTGGTGAGTCCTTAGCTCAGGCTGTACCCAAACAACTCTCACCTGTGAAGTTGTCTGTAAATTCAGAGCTCCCAGGCTGACAAGGGAGGTAGTGAAGGGTTGGGATCACTCTCAGGCTTTTTAGGATGGGCTCCTGGTATCTCCTTTTGTGTGGCACATCTCACTCCAGCACTGGTTTGCcagggagctctgtgtgtgccttgtGGTTCCTGGGTCCTTACACAAAGGTCACAGAGATTTCTCCATGCCCCTTCTatgtttagggttaggtttGTTCCAGATAATTGCTCTTGTAAATTTTTCACTCTGGTattgcacagcagtgctgtgatcAAAGATTAAATCATGCCTTTGCACTGGCTTGCAGTGTcatctctttctttccctgatGAAGTCTTGATTCATCTGTACTGGACTTACATGCTGACCAAAATAGCATCATATTCCCTAGTTAAAATAACTGATGGACATCTCTGCCTTCGAAATATTCTGGATGTCTAATTTGAGTTAATTTTATTAAGACTGCAGATATCTTCTGTCATGATTACTGGAGAGGTTTCTGGCTGGCTGCATCATTTCACTTTTGAGTGAGTGTCAGAAATCTGTACCAGTCTCATATGGTTTTAATGCCTCTGCATGTTTTCCTCATCTTGTACTTGAGCAGAATAACACCTTCAAGTGCTAGAATTTAAAAGGTCTGGTCTATTGCTCAAAGTTTACAAACTGTACTGGAgtgaaaattcaaaaaaaaaaaaaaaaaccccaaaaccaaaccaaacaaccccccccaaacaaagaaacaaacaaaaatccaacgccaaccccccaaaaaaacccgaaacaaaatgaaacaaaaaaaccaaacagcaaaaCCCTGAAAGAATTGAGTTCTTGATTTGtgagcagtttaaaaaaataattacagaggttggcaaaagagctggtgttCCAGgtttatctgctgctgggggatGTGCTTTAATGTCCTCTCTTGAGGCATACTCTGTCTCTAATTTGTAAAAATAGGATCCTGGTATGACTTGTTCTGTATCTTAGTATTCCTTAGTCTTCTGTTGTTCTGACCTCACTATTTTCATAtactgattttgtttttttactcTTTAATCCACCCGAgatgcagctggggctgtgcttgtgctgctgggTCCCCAGGACCTGCTGGGCACTGTTTTGCCCAGGCTGTGGActtgggcagggcagcagggcacagagaggtGGGATGTGCTGCCTTGTTCTGTGGTGAATGAAACCCACCTCATTTCCTAGGCATGAGAAGGGCAAGGTATCTTTTTTGATTGGGAATTAACTGTGAACATTGAGCAGTTCTGCAGTGTGGGGCTCTGGCTTGGCTAAATCTTTGTGCTGCCTTTAGCTGGGTGGCTGCGTGTTGAAGTTTGTTAGTAAAGAGGATGGGACCAGAAGTCTTGGGAACTGTGTGGTCTTTTTAagatgtaaaaataaacaaagctgAGAAGCTCTACCCTACTTAAAACAGGCTGACCTAAATTTTCAGCAGTTCTAGcagagaggcagctctgggcagggataAAGGCTGGCTGATGACTGGCTTCCCTGTCCTTCCATCACTTGACAAGGTTGACAGGCCACCTTTGGCACATCAACACTGCACTCTGAGGTCATTCACTTCCCCCTTCTtgagctgcacagcctggctggggatTTGCCTTGTGCTCCTGTGGACAGTCTCCTTGTTATGCAAGTCAACAGTTCAGCATCTTCTGGGAAGTCACAGCATGAATCTCTTCTCAAATTGCTTTTGTTGGAGTGTGTTGACAGCATGTTAGATGTCCTCTGGCTTGTCCCTACAGAGATTGCTTTTGAGAGTAGGTGTCTGGGAAGTCCTTTCATACTCTTTGTCTGTAGATTAATGTTCTTGCTATCAGTTGCAGTTCTCCACTACTGAATTATTAATTCTGcagtgagggtttttttattcttagtgTTCATTGACTTTCatgcttgatttatttttctgagcaGTTTGAAAGTGGAGCATGGGAATGTTGACTAATATTAACAGATCACATGTGTGACCTCAGAGGTGGCTAAATAAACTTTTTAAATTGGGAAAATGACATCTGTCTTTCAAAGTACTCACAGTTTCCCAGGTGAAAGGTTGCTTGTGAACATGTATTGCCCTCAGAGGCACATTGCTTGTTATTCAAGAAACCTGGGATGTTCAGGCAACTGGTGGAGtggctgtgtgtgctccagAGGCAGTCCTGTGGGTAATGTGAtgggagaaggagggaaaagagggTTTGCAGATTCTCCTGCTAATGTGACTTTGTAGCTGAATGCTTTCCTGGCAGAGAGCCTGCCTTTGATTGGAAAGCATTCCCCTTGGTGTTCTTGTAGGTACTGATGGTCTGCCatgttttgttctgtgtttgtgtgtgctttTTCCTGCAGGGAGATAAGAGCAGAGGAATTGTGTATCCTTTCAGCAGCCTCCTGTTAAACTTGGAATCCCACAGCTCAAGCACGTGAACAGATGGATAATGGAGACTGGGGATATATGGTGAGTGCAGGTGTGCACTGTGCACCACAACTGGGCTTCCAGGCTCTTGCAGCCAGAGTCCTTCCAGATCTGCCTTCATAGATCCAGAGCTTCAGTCATGAGAGAAGGGAAACTATGCCTGTTAGAACAGCTGTACAACAGCTTGCACACCTTCCCTGGAGTGCTGAACAGCTCCTGTGCACTTTGTGGGGAGTGCCCAGGTTCACATTTGCTGGGCACAATCAGCCAGGACTGAACTGATGCGTTGGGCTCACTGTTACCATTTTCCTAACACAAAAGCTGAAAATAGTTTATGCTTTTTGCTTATTATTTTAAGGACgtctgtaattttatttatcGAGAGAAGTATTTTTCCTTGTAAACCTTGTCTCAAACTAGACAAGCACATCTTATTTTCCTCCCCTTCTCATTCTGCTGCCATGCATATGTCTCTTTTCTCTGGCTGGCTGCAGTCCTGGTTGTTAGAGTTGATGGCCAGATGGGATTTATGTTCCTTTCTCTCTTGCTTCCTCATGTGCTGTCTGGAATCTGATGCAGACTGgtttgtgctctgctctccactTCTCTGCAGCACGCTAATTtgttaataaatatttcttgttGGAGTTGAAAGCTGAAAGTTCTTTTTCTCCTTGCCTGTTTTAATGAAGCCTCTGAGCCAAAGTGTGGATTATTTTGATAGTGAGCTCTTGGTCCTATGTTTAAACCTGCATTGTCTTCCTCTTTTGAGGGATAAAAAGAGGCTTAATGTTTGtttggctgatttttttctttctttttttttttggttttggttttgttctagAATGAGAGACAGCTTGTGAAAGTAAGGAACATTGCTGGGCCTCATTCTGACTAACTTGTTCTTCAGGAAATTTCTCTGTTCTCATTTCCCCATCTGTAGAATAGGAAAAAACTTGCTGCCCGAATGCTAAACTTGATCCTGCGACAGTAGCTCAGTTGTTAAGATTTCTAAAGCATTGTGGAAATGTGCATTCTGCATGCTAAGTATCATCCTGTCAAGTTGCCAGTTGTGCCTTGTTGCTAGGTGCCTTGGATTTGTTCAGGTTTGAGCAGCCCTTAGAGGCACTGAACAGGAGAAGTGTGATTCCCCCAGTTTTCCAGCAGTGTTTGCTCTGTGTGTCAGCAAGGTGATCGAATCTTCTTGTTGGGGCTTGATAAACTCTGCAATTTCTCTCTTTCTAGATGACTGATCCAGTCACGCTAAATGTGGGTGGACACATGTACACGACCTCCCTCACAACTCTAACGAGATATCCTGACTCAATGCTCGGGGCCATGTTCAGGGGAGACTTCCCCACTGCCAGGGACTCTCAGGGCAATTACTTTATTGACAGAGATGGACCACTTTTCCGTTATGTTCTTAACTTTTTAAGGACCTCAGAGCTCACTTTGCCACTGGACTTCAAGGAGTTTGACCTGCTCCGGAAGGAAGCAGACTTCTATCAGATTGAGCCCTTGATCCAGTGTCTCAATGACCCCAAGCCGCTGTATCCTGTGGATACCTTTGAGGAGGTGGTGGAGCTGTCCAGCACCCGCAAGCTTTCCAAGTACTCCAACCCGGTGGCTGTGATCATCACGCAGCTCACCATCACCACCAAGGTCCACGCGCTGCTGGAAGGCATTTCAAACCACTTCACCAAGTGGAACAAGCACATGATGGACACCAGGGACTGCCAGGTGTCCTTCACCTTCGGGCCGTGCGATTACCACCAGGAAGTGTCGCTGCGCGTGCATCTCATGGAGTACATCACCAAGCAGGGCTTCACCATCAGGAACACCCGCGTGCACCACATGAGCGAGCGTGCCAATGAGAACACAGTGGAGCACAACTGGACTTTCTGCAGACTGGCACGGAAAACAGATGACTGATTCTGACTCCACAGGAGCCACTTCAGTGATTAGCAACTTCATTGGACAGTGAACCCAAGAGAGTCTGGATTTTGACTAAAGCAACCATATGGGCTTTTTTTATACGACTATTTATTGTTTATCAGTGAGGACTGGAGGAGTTTCATTCTCTAGCAGCTCTGTTCTTTTGTccagttcagaaaaaaaaacgtGCATGTGCCTGTTCAGTCAAGACACCTTTTTGTTTGAAAGAGGGAGTCCGAAGAATCAGTACAATAGGGTATTTTGTGTCATTAACACAATTCTCTGACTCGACTCAAAGTGCTAAAATTACCTCTTGTTTAAATGGTTTCTAATCCATCTAATGCTATGACACTGGgagcaagaaacaaaaaagattttaaaatgcagtttgggGAGAAGCTGCTATTGTGTAGACTAATTTAGTTTCTAAATCAATAAACAGTATTGTAATATTCTAGGAAAACAAATCCCACCCTTTAAAAGTACTTGATAAGTACAGTTTCTTACAGTTATGACAACTGTTTCTTTCTATGCATATAAATCAAGCAACCAAATATTATCTGTAGCCATGGAAATATgattacaaatatttatattggATTCTAAATGCAAAATGTCCCTGTGGTAGAATTCATATTTTTAATGCCTGGTGCAATATTATTCCCAAGTGTAATGCCTGCCAGAAGAAGctaataaaaatgtgaaatacagaatactgttttgtattttctttttgtcttttagaATTCTcatacttaaaaaaaccaaacccaaccaaacaaaaaacctcccatccaaatcctgattttttgTGCTGTGGAGTAGTTGGGGTATTCTGGTAGGGCCCTGGATTCTTCCATTAATGATGTAACTTGTTCCTTTTCATGGAATTAGTTGATTATGTTAATGAGTTGATTCAAATGTCTTCATTAGACACAAGACAAAGCTTGTGTTCTGAAAACTGCTTTAGATTGATAGAAAGATGGCAAATATTTGTACTGGCTAAAGGGATAGGGATGGAGGGAACACAGAGCATAATACTTGTAGCTGCTAACAGAGTTGCCTGGTTTGTCAGCACTTTCTGTAGTGACTTTATAAATAAATTCTAACTGAAGAATGGTTTTTCTAGTGGTGTTCAAGTCACGGCACTCAAATTCTGTGGCTTAACTCATTTTCAAACAGACATTTCTACTTATCCTGGTCCCTTTGTCATAGTAATTAATAGAATTTCTGGTTATGATCTAACTTGATTGCAGCTGGGAGTAAGGGAGTTGGTATCTGTTTCATGGAGTGGATCCTGTTCTCCCATGAAGTTCTTGTCCCAAGTAAGTGGGAGCTTTCCATCCCATATCTGGTTCTGAAGGCTGTCTTGGGGGTATTTCTCTGTCATATTTTGTCTCTTCCTGTTCATACATTGCAGGTTTTTGACTTACGTAATAAGAGGCAGCAGTGAGAGCTTTATTCTTGCTAAGAAGGAGGGAAGAGAAGCAGAACTGATGAAGCTCAGGAAAAGTTGTTTCTTTCTTGCAACACGTGGTAAGAAATATTTGTGTTAACTGGCATTGAATTATAATCACAAGATGTTCTTTGCAACACTTAATTTATGAGCAAATTAATGACTGGCCTGGATCAGCTTGCCCTTTCCATAATTATGAAGTATAGTATTTAGAGAAGCAGTATTCCAAATAATACACTTTATTGGAGCTCAAGATTTATAGAAATGAGCAGCTCTATTAATGGGAAGGTAAATTCTGCAGACTGGAGCTTTGTCTGCATCTTCATTAGGCAGGAATATTCCAGTACTGAGCAAATCAAGAGCTATTTTAATTGTCAAAACAGATGCATTTTCTAATATAGTTTCTGATCAAAGAGAACAACTTGTTCCTAAAAACAATCATGATTTCACCATGGATTTTTCAGTAAAgttggttgttttgggttttctgAAGGCACTATATAGCTACTACACACTGAGAGAGGG
Proteins encoded in this window:
- the KCTD6 gene encoding BTB/POZ domain-containing protein KCTD6 encodes the protein MDNGDWGYMMTDPVTLNVGGHMYTTSLTTLTRYPDSMLGAMFRGDFPTARDSQGNYFIDRDGPLFRYVLNFLRTSELTLPLDFKEFDLLRKEADFYQIEPLIQCLNDPKPLYPVDTFEEVVELSSTRKLSKYSNPVAVIITQLTITTKVHALLEGISNHFTKWNKHMMDTRDCQVSFTFGPCDYHQEVSLRVHLMEYITKQGFTIRNTRVHHMSERANENTVEHNWTFCRLARKTDD